Genomic window (Chloroflexota bacterium):
CCATCAAGGTCCTGGCGATCCCGACCAACGAGGAATTGGAGATTGCCCGACAAACCCTGGAGGTACTCCAGGAGAACTCTGGCTGAAATAGAACCTGCATTCACAACATAAGGAAGGCGTCCCTGCCAGTGAAACCAGCCGGGATGCCTTCTTTCTTTCTCTCCGCTACCATTCGAAGATGAATTTCAGTTCGTGTACATCACCCGTGTCGTGGATCAGGGCCAGATTGTTGATGGGAATCTCCCAGTTCAGGTTGCGATCACCCAACCAGCCCGCGGCGACTGCCAGCTTTTCCGGCGTCAGATCATTGTTGGCCAGCGTAATGTGGGGCATCCAATTGCGCGGATGGTAGTAATCCGAAGTGCCCGTTGCCACCTCTGACAGCTCTGGCCACAGCAAGCGGTGTAACCGTGCCAATTCCCGTGTGCGTACAACCGGGACATAAAGAACCGGCCCTGGTCCGGTGAACACACCCAGACCGGAGGCGCTAATGTTGAAGCCACCGGCATTGCTGGCGAAGCGTTCCAACACAGCCTCCAGCGCGTCCAGGTCATAGGATTCGGCGACCTGATAGCTGAAATGGGGAAAAGGCGTTTGATAGATGCCGTGGATATCAAATCGTTCGGCCAATTCCGCCCAGAGATTCTCTACTTCCTTTTCGTGCCGTTCATCGAGCAGTGAGACGATGCCGTGCATACCCTTGCCTCCACAAAGTTGAATATGGTGTTACCTCCCGCGCCACACCGTCGAATTCCTTTATCCTGGGTTTAGCTGTCCTCCCAGGCGATTTACCAGCGCCAACACAGCCCCGACGCAGGCCGGAAGCTCCCGCTCAAGTTGATGCCGGCTGAAAGCCAACCAGTGCCAATGGATTGATGTTGGTTGAGCCAGTATCTCTGGTTCGGCATGCGATTCAAGCTCGTATGCCTCTGCCGCGACTTCTTTCAGATCGGCGCACGGCTGACCATCTTCCTCACAGAGAATGGCGATCCGGCCATCCTGGCAGAATAGGGCAAAATCCAGAACCTGATCGCCCAGCTGGAAGCGATACTCCACCATCAACCCAGCCTCGCGCAAGGCCGTCCAAAGTCGTTCTTCGGGCCGGTCCCGCCACCAAAGATCATTGATCTCCCGGGCAGTCAACAGCTTGCTCAACGTAGTCGGAATAAAGGTAACCCGTCTGAGACGCCGGCTGGGAATGGCCTGTGACAGGCGGAGCAAGGGACCGATCTCCACCTTGTAGTAACGGTCTTTCGCCCTCGGGTGTTGGGACTCTTCAGGCAGCAACTGGTACCGGTGAACGATACGAAAGCGCTGCACTGGCGCATAGTATCTCACAGCCCAGGCCTCATCGCCAAAAACACTGGTCTGGTAGAACGCCAGGTAGTCGGCGGCTACCCGGCGAGGCGCGCGTTTCAGTGGTATGCGATACCAACCCTGACGCTGTGCTATATCGAAATCGCCCAGGTTAGTCATTACGACCACCAGAACGCGGGCATCCTGCTCGTAGCTGTTCATATTGTTTCCCCCAAACGGTTGTTAAAAGATTGCACCTGCCAAATCAGGCGCAAATCGGGCCAGGTCCCTGCGCAGACGCAACAGTGCCAGATCCTTGGCCTTGATCTCCAACATCACATCGAACGGACGTAGACTGGCCGCTTGTTGCATCAACGCGATGAACTCAAAGGGATTCACGAAATCGGCGTGCCGGGTCCATATGGGCTCCTGCAAGACCTGGGTGCGGCGGCCTGTCTCAGGATCCCGTTGCTCATTCACCCGCATTTCAGTCCGCGGTGAACTGAAATGGATCTTGGGACGCACGTCCGGTGGCCAGGTACCGAGACACATGGCCAGAGCCTCAGCTGTCGGGACCCGTTCAGGATTGTGAATGAGATGATGCAAGTTATCGAAAACAAGCCGGATCCCGGTCCGCTGGTGGATCCAGACAGTATCCTCGACACAAAAGCGGCCGTCGTCGTTCTCCAGCACCAGCCGGCGGCGAGTCGCTTCAGGCAAACGTACGAGATTGCGCACGAAACGCTCCCGGGCGGCGGCGGCATTGCCGTAAACACCGCCGACGTGGATCACTATCACTGCCTCTACACCCAGACCCATGGCATCCAACAAACGAGCTTGAACGCTCAGATCGGCTGCGCTTTTGGCCACCAGGGCATCGTCGGCTGAATTGATCACCACATGCAGGGATGGGTGAAAGGAAAGGCGAAGGCCCTGAACCCGCGCCAACTCTCCCACCTCCTCCAATTCATTCAGGCATTCGT
Coding sequences:
- the uvsE gene encoding UV DNA damage repair endonuclease UvsE; its protein translation is MRLGFLVKILGQGGLKEHDSRRWQNEPHLSVSLVYLRDIFEYLRLKQIRMYRMSSDLAPYLTHPDLPQFHDQIDECLNELEEVGELARVQGLRLSFHPSLHVVINSADDALVAKSAADLSVQARLLDAMGLGVEAVIVIHVGGVYGNAAAARERFVRNLVRLPEATRRRLVLENDDGRFCVEDTVWIHQRTGIRLVFDNLHHLIHNPERVPTAEALAMCLGTWPPDVRPKIHFSSPRTEMRVNEQRDPETGRRTQVLQEPIWTRHADFVNPFEFIALMQQAASLRPFDVMLEIKAKDLALLRLRRDLARFAPDLAGAIF
- a CDS encoding 2'-5' RNA ligase family protein; this translates as MHGIVSLLDERHEKEVENLWAELAERFDIHGIYQTPFPHFSYQVAESYDLDALEAVLERFASNAGGFNISASGLGVFTGPGPVLYVPVVRTRELARLHRLLWPELSEVATGTSDYYHPRNWMPHITLANNDLTPEKLAVAAGWLGDRNLNWEIPINNLALIHDTGDVHELKFIFEW